One stretch of Molothrus aeneus isolate 106 chromosome 2, BPBGC_Maene_1.0, whole genome shotgun sequence DNA includes these proteins:
- the PRPS2 gene encoding ribose-phosphate pyrophosphokinase 2 isoform X1, translating to MPNIVLFSGSSHHDLSQRVADRLGLELGKVVTKKFSNQETSVEIGESVRGEDVYIIQSGCGEINDNLMELLIMINACKIASSSRVTAVIPCFPYARQDKKDKKGSVERWSRAPISAKLVANMLSVAGADHIITMDLHASQIQGFFDIPVDNLYAEPAVLQWIKENIPEWRNCIIVSPDAGGAKRVTSIADRLNVEFALIHKERKKANEVDRMVLVGDVKDRVAILVDDMADTCGTICHAADKLMSAGATKVYAILTHGIFSGPALSRINNASFEAVVVTNTIPQEEKMKHCPKIQFIDISMILAEAIRRTHNGESVSYLFSHVPL from the exons ATGCCGAACATTGTGCTCTTCAGCGGCAGCTCCCACCACGACCTGTCCCAGCGGGTGGCGGACCGGCtcgggctggagctgggcaaggtGGTCACCAAGAAGTTCAGCAACCAGGAGACCAG TGTAGAGATTGGTGAAAGTGTGAGAGGGGAAGATGTGTATATTATCCAGAGTGGCTGTGGAGAAATAAATGACAACTTAATGGAACTGCTCATCATGATCAATGCTTGCAAGATTGCATCATCCTCCAGAGTGACTGCTGTAATTCCATGTTTTCCATATGCCAGGCAAGATAAGAAAGACAAG AAGGGGTCCGTGGAGCGTTGG AGCCGTGCACCAATCTCTGCAAAACTTGTTGCCAACATGCTGTCAGTGGCAGGGGCTGACCACATCATCACCATGGACTTGCATGCTTCTCAGATCCAG GGTTTCTTTGACATTCCAGTAGATAACCTGTATGCAGAACCTGCAGTCCTGCAGTGGATTAAAGAGAACATTCCTGAGTGGAGAAACTGTATCATAGTCTCACCTGATGCAGGTGGTGCAAAAAG GGTTACTTCAATTGCTGACAGACTGAATGTGGAATTTGCTCTCATTcataaggaaagaaagaaggcaaaTGAAGTGGACAGAATGGTCTTGGTCGGTGATGTGAAAGACAGAGTGGCAATTCTTGTTGATGATATGGCTGACACATGTGGCACAATATGTCATGCAGCAGACAA GTTAATGTCTGCTGGAGCTACCAAAGTTTATGCCATTCTGACTCATGGCATCTTTTCTGGTCCTGCCCTCTCTCGGATTAATAATGCATCGTTTGAGGCTGTTGTGGTAACCAACACAATCCCCcaagaggagaaaatgaaacattgCCCAAAAATACAG tttattGACATTTCCATGATCCTGGCAGAGGCAATTCGAAGAACACACAATGGTGAATCAGTGTCTTACCTGTTCAGTCACGTCCCCTTGTAA
- the PRPS2 gene encoding ribose-phosphate pyrophosphokinase 2 isoform X2, whose product MPNIVLFSGSSHHDLSQRVADRLGLELGKVVTKKFSNQETSVEIGESVRGEDVYIIQSGCGEINDNLMELLIMINACKIASSSRVTAVIPCFPYARQDKKDKSRAPISAKLVANMLSVAGADHIITMDLHASQIQGFFDIPVDNLYAEPAVLQWIKENIPEWRNCIIVSPDAGGAKRVTSIADRLNVEFALIHKERKKANEVDRMVLVGDVKDRVAILVDDMADTCGTICHAADKLMSAGATKVYAILTHGIFSGPALSRINNASFEAVVVTNTIPQEEKMKHCPKIQFIDISMILAEAIRRTHNGESVSYLFSHVPL is encoded by the exons ATGCCGAACATTGTGCTCTTCAGCGGCAGCTCCCACCACGACCTGTCCCAGCGGGTGGCGGACCGGCtcgggctggagctgggcaaggtGGTCACCAAGAAGTTCAGCAACCAGGAGACCAG TGTAGAGATTGGTGAAAGTGTGAGAGGGGAAGATGTGTATATTATCCAGAGTGGCTGTGGAGAAATAAATGACAACTTAATGGAACTGCTCATCATGATCAATGCTTGCAAGATTGCATCATCCTCCAGAGTGACTGCTGTAATTCCATGTTTTCCATATGCCAGGCAAGATAAGAAAGACAAG AGCCGTGCACCAATCTCTGCAAAACTTGTTGCCAACATGCTGTCAGTGGCAGGGGCTGACCACATCATCACCATGGACTTGCATGCTTCTCAGATCCAG GGTTTCTTTGACATTCCAGTAGATAACCTGTATGCAGAACCTGCAGTCCTGCAGTGGATTAAAGAGAACATTCCTGAGTGGAGAAACTGTATCATAGTCTCACCTGATGCAGGTGGTGCAAAAAG GGTTACTTCAATTGCTGACAGACTGAATGTGGAATTTGCTCTCATTcataaggaaagaaagaaggcaaaTGAAGTGGACAGAATGGTCTTGGTCGGTGATGTGAAAGACAGAGTGGCAATTCTTGTTGATGATATGGCTGACACATGTGGCACAATATGTCATGCAGCAGACAA GTTAATGTCTGCTGGAGCTACCAAAGTTTATGCCATTCTGACTCATGGCATCTTTTCTGGTCCTGCCCTCTCTCGGATTAATAATGCATCGTTTGAGGCTGTTGTGGTAACCAACACAATCCCCcaagaggagaaaatgaaacattgCCCAAAAATACAG tttattGACATTTCCATGATCCTGGCAGAGGCAATTCGAAGAACACACAATGGTGAATCAGTGTCTTACCTGTTCAGTCACGTCCCCTTGTAA
- the PRPS2 gene encoding ribose-phosphate pyrophosphokinase 2 isoform X3 yields the protein MVLVGDVKDRVAILVDDMADTCGTICHAADKLMSAGATKVYAILTHGIFSGPALSRINNASFEAVVVTNTIPQEEKMKHCPKIQFIDISMILAEAIRRTHNGESVSYLFSHVPL from the exons ATGGTCTTGGTCGGTGATGTGAAAGACAGAGTGGCAATTCTTGTTGATGATATGGCTGACACATGTGGCACAATATGTCATGCAGCAGACAA GTTAATGTCTGCTGGAGCTACCAAAGTTTATGCCATTCTGACTCATGGCATCTTTTCTGGTCCTGCCCTCTCTCGGATTAATAATGCATCGTTTGAGGCTGTTGTGGTAACCAACACAATCCCCcaagaggagaaaatgaaacattgCCCAAAAATACAG tttattGACATTTCCATGATCCTGGCAGAGGCAATTCGAAGAACACACAATGGTGAATCAGTGTCTTACCTGTTCAGTCACGTCCCCTTGTAA